AGTGGAGGAATATCACCAAACATTCCTCAGCAGTATCAGAATGGTGTAAATGCAGGTCCTGTAAAATACGTAATAATGGATGGCGGCGGAAATGACTGCATAGGCGGAAGCGTTAGTAATGCGGTTACAGCAGCAAGAAATTTATTTCAGCAAATGGGGAAAAGTGGAACTGTAAAAGTATTTTATCTGTTTTACCCAGATGCTGTAGGAGGAATGGCTGGTATGTTAAATCCAAACCTTAACACCCTCAGACCACAGATTCAGAGTATTGTAACCAGTTCAACAACGCCAAAAGGATACTTCCTTGATTTAAGGCCAACCTTTGAAGGAAAATATTCCTCATACATTTTGTCTGACGGAATTCATCCTACAATGGAAGGAAGTTATGCAGCAGCAGATGCTATATGGGCAGAAATGAAAAAAGTTGGTTTCTTTGGAAGTACTACACCAACACCAAAAGTCGGAGATTGTAACAATGACGGAAATATCGATGCTATAGATTTTTCACTGCTAAAGCAGTATTTAAT
This genomic stretch from Ruminiclostridium cellulolyticum H10 harbors:
- a CDS encoding dockerin type I domain-containing protein; this encodes MKKSNFITFLLLAAFITFCLPTTSFAAGQITGSEVLVIGDSFLAMSHDITKRLEQNAKNDGVLASTDKFRDLSVSGTMLSGGISPNIPQQYQNGVNAGPVKYVIMDGGGNDCIGGSVSNAVTAARNLFQQMGKSGTVKVFYLFYPDAVGGMAGMLNPNLNTLRPQIQSIVTSSTTPKGYFLDLRPTFEGKYSSYILSDGIHPTMEGSYAAADAIWAEMKKVGFFGSTTPTPKVGDCNNDGNIDAIDFSLLKQYLMNPGSTYNSLMDLNADNTINALDFAIMKKYLLGMVNTLPNN